The Methanosarcina barkeri MS DNA window AAGTTGTATGATAAAAAGTAACTTTTTCATATATGATGAACATTTAATAATGTGACCAAGTTTGAAAAACAGAATCGTAGGGCATATTTAACTTTAATGTAAATTTAAACTATGATGTTTCATGTAATGGATTTTATACCTCAAGTGCGTAAGTCTTTGAAATTAAGTACTATTTTTAAGGTCATTGTGTACCTGAATTTTGGAATAATTTCTGATCTTTATATACAGTTAACCTTATCAAATATACAATCCACTTTCCGCAGGTGCGACATGAATGCCACTATTTTTTCTATCTGTCAGTGATTCAAAAATGAACTCCTATTTATGTGTCATCAGTTAAGGTTTAAAACATCTTTCCGGACTGTGAATTTCCAGTGACAGATCTCAGCGTACGATTGCAGCTTTAATAAAAAAAATTAGAACTTAATAGTTTGAATGATGGACTGGGCATTAAAATAAAAAAGGATTGTATGAGACTGAGAGAGTTCCTTAGCTGATGATCTATGAAAAAGAATGTATTGCTTTTGAAGAATAGAAAGGACAGTAAAAGGCAGTAATAAACAGTATAAGACAGTATAAGACAGTATAAGACAGTATAAGACAGTATAAGACAGTATAAGACAGTATAAGACAGTATAAGACAGTATAAGACAGTATAAGACAGTATAAGACAGATAACGTAAGTAAGCGGGCCCGCCGCGATTCGAACACGGGTCAATGGGTATCTTCGTAATTATATTACTTCGAAGCCCATTAGGATATCCTGGCTACCCTACGAGCCCTTGATGCAGCACTATTGATAGAAGCTATCTATATTAAACTTTTCTCTCAAAATTAAGGCCGTAAGGAATATAGATCGAGATGAATAGGTCATGAGTAGGATTTGAACTTAAAATATCCTGTCTGGAAACGATCATCCTGAAAATTTAGTACAAAATGTTCAAATTAAATGAGGATGACAGAAGAGTGAATAAAAATATATAGTAAGTACGACAGAATTAGCAGTACAAACTGAGTCAAAAAAATAGATTAAATAATTCTTATGAAACGTATATAATTCTTATGAAACGTATATAATTCTCATGAAATTACTGTATAACTAATGAAAAATAATAAACGTTTCTTTAATATAAACAGCTTCTAAATCTCAGGGTCATTTAGAGACTGTTCTAAGCCTTCAAGTTAATAGTCTGATATTAATTCACAGTCCGGGAAGCTATAAGGGTAAAGTACAGAAAGAGTGAGGATTTGCAAAAATGGAAAGGGTTTCAACAGGCATAGAGGAGCTGGACAGGAAGCTGAGTGGGGGTTATCCTGCAAATAAAGTAACCCTTATAACCGGTATAGCAGGAAGCGGGAAAACAATCTTTGGAATTCATTTCATTTATAAAAACTGTCTTGAAGGCAGGAAATGTGTGATTGTCGCAACTGAGGAAAGTCCTGAAGATATTCTCTATCAGGCAAGCATGTTAGGACGCGACCTCACACCTTACTATGAGAACGGACAGCTTATTATACAAAATATCTTTGAAAGCCGTTCGGAAATAATAAGACAGACCAGATACGGGTTTAAGCCTGAAAGCCTGAATCTCGAAATCCCGAGTCTGATAGAATTAATACATGAAGGAACGGAATGCCTCGTTATTGATAACATAGGTACCTTTGCTCTCAGGATTTCCATAAAAAAGCTCAGAGACCAGTTTGATGCGCTAAACTACATGGTAAGGAAAAAAGGCTGTACAGCTCTTTTAATCATGGATGATTCCGCACACAAGATGACTTACCAGCTTGCTGAATACTCGGTCTATGGGTCTATTCACCTGTTAGTAAGGGAAAACTCGTATCTTGGAAAAATGGAGCGCTACCTGAGCATACCCAAGATGCGCAGCACCCCCATTTCCCCTGAGATGTTTATTTTTGAAATCACGTCTGAAGGGATTGTAATTCGTGAATCCAGGGGATGAAACCTTGCAGAATGAAAATATCAAACCTAAAATCCTGATCGTCGATGATGTGCCTGAGAACATAGAGCTTATAGAGGCTTACCTTTCAGTGGAGACCTATGCCCTTATTACTGCCAGCAGTGGAAAGGAGGCTATCCAGAAACTAAAGGAAGAAAAGCTCGATATGATCTTACTGGATGTTATGATGCCTGAAGTAAGCGGCTATGAGGTATGCAAAATTGTCAAAAACAACCCCGAAACTCAATTCATCCCGGTTTTGATGCTCACTGCTCTTTCTGATATTAAAGACCGAATAACAGGGATTGAAGCCGGAGCTGATGATTTCCTTACGAAACCTATTAATAGGCTTGAGCTTAAGACCCGAGTAAAATCCTTACTCAGAATAAAATGCATGCATGACCGGCTGGTAGCTGACCGCAACAGCCTTGAGATAAAAAACCAGGTACAGAGTATCCTTACTGCAATTATTCCCACTTTGCTAAGGTTTGTTTCCAATGAGGAGAAGAGGATCATAATTAACCAGATGACAGGCATGGTCGAAAAAATGCTGCTCGACACATATCACCTTGAAAACAGAGAACTGGACTTCGCTTATGCAGGAAAGGTCTGTGCCGAGATAATGAATCAGCTGGGTGGAAGCTTTTCCTCTGAAAAGGGTGAAAAAGAAAGTTCGTGGATAGTCAGGGGAACAAAGTGCCCCTGGAAAGGAGAAGAAGCCCGTAAAAATCCTATTTTATGCACCCTGACCCGAAAAATTTTTTCGGATATAACTTTGAAAGTGGACTCTGACTTCAGTGTAGAGGCACTGAAGACTATAGGGAACAGGAATAATTGTTGTGAATTCCTTATAAAGGCAGAATGAAATTCCGTTTTCACCAAAGACCTGAGATCAGTTTTTCCGTAAATTTAAGGTTAAGGGAATGACCATAACCCGAAAGTTGTCATCTCATATTTTCAGTATTTAGATTTTCTACTATTGATAGACTACTTGTACTTCTACTAGGTCCTTCATGTTTCTAATATACCCTTCATGTTTCTAATATACCCTTCATGCTTCCAATAGCTCGTTCATGCCTGTAAGATCCTTCATGTTTCTAATAGATCCTTCACCCCTCCAATGAGTCATTCATGCTTCCAATAAGTCATTCACCCCTCCAATGAGTCATTCATGCTTCCAATAGGTCATTCATGCCTGTAATAATTTTGATTCCTTCTGGGGTAATATCAAATAGAGAATACTTGACCGGAACAGCCTTATCTCGCATTTTCTCAACGTAAAGATATTTCTTTGTCTTTCCGTAGTTGAAATTCTCCTGTGAAGTGAGCCGGATTAGCCCGAAAACCATGTAGCCAGTAAGCCTGTGGGTAAGGTTATAGGAGTCCTCATCCATGACAAAAAGGCTTGTGCACCCTTTTTTTAGAAGTATAATGCTTATCGAACTGAATTCATCAGCAAATTCTCTTATGTCATGGTTTATGGCCATTACCCCTATATTGTCGATGACTATAACATCAACTTCCGAAGACATGGAGCTGAGATACTCGATTATATCAGTATCCACAGCACATAGCCCTTTTCCAAATTTAGAAGCGCTTTTGATTTTGTTCATTTTATCTTCAAAGATATTCTTTATACTGAGATGTTTACTTTCAACGAAAGGCTTGAGGTCAAGGTGGATGCTTCGGGATTGGCTGAGGATGTCTTCCGTAAGCTCTCTTGTAAGAATTAATATGCATTTCTTGCCTTGCTCGCAACTCCTGTGCAGGAAATGAATCCCGAGGATAGTTTTTCCAGAGCCTGGAGGACCCGTAACCAGAATGCTTTTCCCTTTAGGAAAGCCTCCATCCATTAGCATATCCAACCTTTCAATCCCTGTAGATAAACTTTCCATACTATCACATCTTAAACTCAGGTATGTTTCTTAGTTATTTTAAGATGGTTTTAAGTAATATAATCTTTTATGAAGAATTGTGGGAGTTGGTCTGGATCTTCAAAGGAAAAGACAATGCTGCTGGAGATAACATGACAGGTTATGTGAATGCAAATTCTATTTAATCAAAAGCTATGTTGAAAAGCAGGAAAAACGGTAAGAAAAATAGCACGTTACCAAATGAAAATAACCGATTTTCAATAAATCATTATAACCAGAGTGAGGGCGCGAACATACCCAGTTGCTTGCCGCGGGGTGCACCAGAGCAACTTTGATTCATTTTTAATCAATAAGAGTTTATCAATGAAAGTTCTTTCAATTATTTTCATTTCTTTATGTCTGTAATTAGAAAAATTCCATGTGCATTTTCTGCTTATTCTTTCTGTTTATTTTATTCATACTATTGTATGTTTATAGTATCTCGGGGCTTATATTGGCAAATATAACTCTCAATAGTGCTCTTCATGAAATTGAATTTCAGAAGTGCCATTTATTCTTTCCAGGCTTCAGCTCAATTGTCTTTTTCGAATCTCCTATATATATGGTGTATTTGCCCGCCGGCATTGAAGAAGTGTGGTAATTAAAGTTGAATTTCCCTTTTGAACTGGTTTTTAGGGTCTGAGATGCCGTAACTGTAAGTTTTACAGAAGAATCTTTACTTGGGGTACTCAGAGCGTCGCCGTCAATAAGAACTTTGTAAGTCAGAGGCGGAACATTTCTCCGAGAAACAGTTGCAATTCCTCTGGGTGCATCGGAAGACAGTTTTTTGGTAAAGAATAGTTTTGTTACGCTTACATTAAGGTTTTCTACTCCTTCACCTTTGAGTGTAAGGAGGTTATCTTCACCTCTAGGTATCTTTATTTTTTCAAGCAAATAATGGTATCTGCCCTCGGTAACCGGGAGTTCCTTTTCAAAAGAAACTTGAGCTATGAGGTCCTCTCCCGGAGAAGCCGTACCTTTAATTTTCAGAGTATCTCCCACAGTAGGATTGGAGGGAGAGATCTTCCAGTCAGTCTTAGCTGCTGACGGAGAAATAAATAGACCAAGCAAAAGAAACACCGACAGAAACCCGAGAACAAGTTTTGTTCTTTTTAATTTCACGAGCTTTATGTTGTTTACATAGTTATTAATTTTCACAAGAAACTCCTCTGTTTAAATCTAATATATTAATTAAAATACAAAACATTTTTAAATTATTTTTATTTAAATTTAATATTTAACTTTGACAAAAAATTTTTAAATATATATAAATTTTAAACAGCACGTTTTTTAATATTTAATATCAATTTATTATTAATAAGACTTTTGTCTTATAGTAAAATTAGAAAAAATTAAATATTAACTATATAATTTTTAGTCTAAATTAGAAAGATAAAAAATTATTTATATATAAATTGATAAGATTAGTTATTATATACAAAAACTTGACTATCTAAATAAATAAACGTTGTTAATAAAAGTAAGTTTATAAATACTAAAAACGTATATAAACTAATAATATAGGAATGCTAAAAACAATTATACTTGTATTCATACATCTTCGATTATGTAAAAAATCGTGATAAATACTGAATATTCTCCAAGTTTGGAAACTATCAGTCAAATAAGTTTTAAAAAAGCCTTTTAATTAACATATTTTTCCTTAAACTCTGAAATCTGCTTGCTGCTTCCCACAACTGCAATAGTATCTCCTGCTCTTATTATTGTCTGCTTTTTAACAGCCGTCGTGACAAGGTTTCCGCGTTCGATGCCTATTATAGTACAACCGATCTGTCCTTCCAAGTCAAGTTCTTCTATTGATATGTTATCAAGAGGAGATCCTCTGTCAACGCGATATTTCTCGATTTCTATGCCCTCGTAAAGCATTATATCCTCATCGATTCTACAGCTTTTTCCCATGCAGTTTGCAGTCATTTTGGCAAGCATCTGGCCAGCTACTATTGAAAGAGAACCCACGTAATCGGCTCCTGCTTTGTAGATCTTTTCAATTGATTTTACGGAATTTGCCCTTGCTACAATGGTAATTTCCGGGTTCAGATTCCTGGAAATGAGAGTCGCGAAAATAACATTGGTATCATCATTAAGAGCCACAAACTCAAAAGAGGCTGTCTTCACTCCAGCTGCAAGCAGTATGTCTTCATCTGCCCCATTCCCAACGAGATGTTCGAAGTCAACATTTTCAAAAACCTTGTCATTTGAGTCCACAACTACAAAGCGGAATGGGCTTCTATAAAGTATGTCCACTATACTCTTTCCAACATCTCCATATCCCAGTACTATAAGGTGCCCTTTTGACTCCATTTTTGCTCCCATGTCCTGTAATTACACTTGCCAAATTAAGTTTAAATCTTTTATTTTTAAATCTCGTCTTTTACCAGTTTATAAAACGAAATTTAATAATTATGTCCTTTTATCGTCACAGTTTCTGATTTTTCAGTTTTAAATATTTGATCAATGTGTCAGCTTCTTCAGTTTTGAAAGTTCTTTATGGGTCCCTACAGCAAGCAAAACGGTATTCCCGGACAATATCTTCTTCCTTGGGATCAAAAGATAGAGTCCCACTATTCCAGATTCCTACAATCTTTGCACTCGTAAGCTGCTGGCTGGAAATTTCCTTAAGCGACTTACCTATAAGAGGACTTTTCAGGTAAACAGGAAACTCAACAATATGGACACCCTCAAAAATCTCAGTCGCTCCCGTAACCCGGCTTACAAGCCTGTCCATTGCCTTCCTACCAATAAACTCTCCGAACATCGATTTAGGAGATACGACCGTATCGGCTCCTGCATATTTAAGGTATCTTGAGTTAGATTGGTCCTCGACAATGGCAATAATATTGACATAATGAAATTCCCTGGCAGTCAAAACGATATTCGCATTTCTTTCATCCGACTTATTTGCAATAAGGAGTTTGGCTTTCTCTATACCAGCGTTCATAAGGGTTTGCTTATCAGTCGGAGACCCGAAAATGCAGGAAATATTTTTATAAACAAGCTCCCTGATGAGCTCTTCTTCTTCTTCGACTATCACAAAGAGCATATCCTCCTCGGTCAATTCGTCTATCAGGGTTTCAACCAGTTGATTGTATCCGCAGATAATTATGTGATCTTTCATGCCTGAAGAGACCATTCTCGGCAGTCTGAATTTGATAACCCTGTCCATCCATGGAGCAACAATATAGGTTATAAGAAAACCAGAAATCAAGATTATGCCCAGAATTTGTACGATTATAGTAAAAAGTCTTCCTGGCAGGGAAGTGAAAACCACATCGCCATACCCGACTGTTGCAATGGTGGTTGTGGCCCAGTAGATAGCAGTAATAAGGTTTGCATTTTCGAGCTGGTTCTCAGAAATCATAAGATACTCGAAAGTCAGAACATAGGTAATAAACAGGAACACAGCCACTATTTTATATGTCAGATAGGGATGTCTGTGCAGTATCTTCCGAAACTCTGTTATAAAACTGACATTCTTTCGCCCGGAAGTAACCATCTTTGAATCCCTGCCTGAATTTTCCTGATAAGGTTAAGCTGAATCGTCCTGTAGCTGTCACCTGTAAACGTCTTGTACCGTCTTGTAGCTTCTACTGCTAACGTCTTGTAGCTTCTACTGCTAACGTCTTGTAAATGTCTTGTAGCTTTTCTGCTAACGTCTGTAACTATCTACTGAAAAACATCTTATAGCCGCACTGGTAAGCGCCTTATAGCCATTACTGAAATCCTGTAAATATCTGATAATTCTATATATCTCCAGTTTAACAAAAATATTATGCAAATAATTTTTGGATTAAATGTAAAAAGTGTTTAATGTAAAAGTAGTTGAAAGATTTTTACATAAATAAAAAGTTTGGAAAGAAACTAAACCCAAAGCTTTATGACCCTCGTGAGCGCCAGGGTTCAGTCTGAAATTTCGATGTCAATTACATCCATTGCCCTATATAAGGCCCGAATATCATAAAGATAAACGAGAACAGGATTAACATTGAAAAGCTCGCTGTGATAGAGTTTGAGACTCTTTCTGATATTGAATCGTTCCTTGTGAGCCGGTATACAAAGGAATAGATTGAATCCTTAAACACGTGTCCTCCATCCAGGGGTACTGCAGGCAAACAGTTGAACAGTCCGACATAAAAGTTCAGCCATCCAACCCAGAGAAGGGTATTTGCAATCCAGAAAATCCCGATTCCCAGTGGTTCTGCCCAGCCTACAGGCTGATAAAACTGCATGAAGGTACCTGAAAAGCCTCGGAATCCTTCCCCTGCAAATCCATAGATTGGAAGTCCAAAAAGAATGATCCAGCCTGCAGGTATGGTTAGCAAGGATGGGATTTGCTTCAGGGCTTCAAGATACAGTTTTGCTTGAGGCATCAACATGGAGATTCCAAGCATCGGTAATTCCATAACTGCATTATTTCCGTACATAACTCCAAGGAAACCGTAATCATGTTCCGAATTGGATGACAGTTGCACATCGAAAACGACAGTGCCTTTTTCAGTGAGGTTGCCTGTGTAGTTTTCAGAGGGAAGAAGTTCTACTTCTACAGTCTGGTTTGCTTTGGTTGTTTCCATAAAACTTACGAAACTTGAAACATTTTGCATCTTCGTATTGTTGATCCTGATCATTGTCATTCCGGTTTTGATCCCTGCAGCTTCTGCGGGACTTCCCGAAACAATTCCTCCTACAGGCACTCCTCCAATATAGTCCTCAGGGATTGAGGCAACCTGCAAATCATGCGTGGAGACTGTGCCGTTTTTTGTAGCATAGATATGAACGGTGTCTCCAGGCCGGGTTTTTTCGAGGTATGTTAGCAGATCTTCGGCTGTTGTGATATTGGTATCATTAATCTGCGTTATTATCATGCCGTTCTCAAGCCCTGCATGGTCAGCCGGAGAACTTTCGTTTACACTCAGGATCATTGCATCACTTAAGGGCGCGATTGCCCCGAGTACAGGCCCGAAGAAGAGCAGGAGAGCGATAAAAGCCACGGTGAAATTGGCCATAACACCTGCTGCAAGAATCCTGGACCTCTGAGTTCTTGTTGCACCTATTACAGGCTCGGATTTCGGTTCATCAGGCTTTGTTTTCTCAGTTTCTTGCCTTATTTTTTCTTCTTTTTCCCATTCTTCGATTTCCTCGATTGTGGCTGTCAGCGGAAGTTCTCTTTCTGTTTTTTCTTGCGTCCCGAAAAGCTGTTCATCATCAGGCTCCGCAAAACCTCCTATGGGGACCAGGGCATACAGGATGCCCATAGATTTGACCCGGATGCCTTCAACTCTGCAGAGAATCGCATGTGAGAACTCATGCACGACAAGCGTGACTATAAGTGCAATAGCTCCCCAGGTAAGAGGAATGAACTCATTTAATCCCGGAATGAGAAAGATATTTCTCGGAGAATTATACTTTCCCGGATCAGGCATGTTTCCGCTAAGGAAAGAAGTATACAGCCCAAGGTCCGAGATAGCTATGACCAGGAACATTGCAATCATGCCTGCAAACATCAACAAGATCCCAAGGTTTGCAAAGATTCTCCAGTAAGACTTTGGACGGGCCAGTACATCGAGCAGTTTGAGACCCTTAGTTGTCCTGATCATAAGGATGGGAAGCGGCCCGAAAGTGCTTATGTTATACTTCTCCAGAATGCCTTTCCTGTCAAGAACGGAAACTGCGAGCCAGTACAGTAAAAAAATACTCAGTGCAATGCTTGTGCCATTCAAGGAAATTCTCCGAGTTATTGAACTGAACAAATTATAATTAAGCTTAACCGTTCATGAATTAAACGTAGAGCTGATCCCAAAACTCAAAATTGCTTCTCTGAATCCTGTATTCCGAACAATCAATCAAGTTTCTGATCATGAAAACAATCCTGAAAATTCTTGATGATTAAGAACGAAATGACTTTTGGGATAGGCTCGTAAAGTATTGTGAATTATGTTAAATTGGTTGTTAATTTAACCGGCTAACCAGTTGTTAATTATAAACTTGGCCAGCTATGAATTAAGCTAATTAGTATAAATTTTAGTATAAATTTTGAATTAAACTGTAGATCTAAAACTGTTGGGAAAAATACATCTATAGATTTTTATTATTGTTGTTGTATATCTATAAACTTTAATATTGTTGATATATAACTCTGCGTCTGAAGTTCTGAGCCAATTAATTCGTCATGTTAAATTCTACTGCTCAATATGATATAAAAATGTTATAGTATGCCTTACTATTTTAATCAATATATATTGCCATTCCTTTTAAAAAGACTCTTATCTAGAAAAGGACATATAACAATACATTTTAATTATATAAAAAGATATATGGAAGTTTATCAAATCCTATGTTGAGAAGTTATACAGCCAATGTCCAGTAGTTCTAAGGTCAGGGCGATAGACATTATTTACCTAGAAAATAATGTGCTTTAAGTGAATATTTTGTTCAATAAATCAGTTTCCGTGAAGATCAGGTTTCCGTGAAGATCAAGTTTCCGTGAAGATCAGGTTTCCGTGAAGATCAAGTTTCCGTAAAGATCAGGTTTCCATGAAGATCAAGTTTCCATGAGGTGTCTGCTCATGCTTGGAATTGTGTATAACAGCTGGAAATATGGAGAACGCATCACAGATTGCAAGAGAGCTGGTTTCAAGGAGGCTTGCAGCCTGCGTGAATATGTTTCCGGTTTCTTCGGTTTACC harbors:
- a CDS encoding ATPase domain-containing protein; this encodes MERVSTGIEELDRKLSGGYPANKVTLITGIAGSGKTIFGIHFIYKNCLEGRKCVIVATEESPEDILYQASMLGRDLTPYYENGQLIIQNIFESRSEIIRQTRYGFKPESLNLEIPSLIELIHEGTECLVIDNIGTFALRISIKKLRDQFDALNYMVRKKGCTALLIMDDSAHKMTYQLAEYSVYGSIHLLVRENSYLGKMERYLSIPKMRSTPISPEMFIFEITSEGIVIRESRG
- a CDS encoding methanogen output domain 1-containing protein; the protein is MQNENIKPKILIVDDVPENIELIEAYLSVETYALITASSGKEAIQKLKEEKLDMILLDVMMPEVSGYEVCKIVKNNPETQFIPVLMLTALSDIKDRITGIEAGADDFLTKPINRLELKTRVKSLLRIKCMHDRLVADRNSLEIKNQVQSILTAIIPTLLRFVSNEEKRIIINQMTGMVEKMLLDTYHLENRELDFAYAGKVCAEIMNQLGGSFSSEKGEKESSWIVRGTKCPWKGEEARKNPILCTLTRKIFSDITLKVDSDFSVEALKTIGNRNNCCEFLIKAE
- a CDS encoding RAD55 family ATPase → MESLSTGIERLDMLMDGGFPKGKSILVTGPPGSGKTILGIHFLHRSCEQGKKCILILTRELTEDILSQSRSIHLDLKPFVESKHLSIKNIFEDKMNKIKSASKFGKGLCAVDTDIIEYLSSMSSEVDVIVIDNIGVMAINHDIREFADEFSSISIILLKKGCTSLFVMDEDSYNLTHRLTGYMVFGLIRLTSQENFNYGKTKKYLYVEKMRDKAVPVKYSLFDITPEGIKIITGMNDLLEA
- a CDS encoding potassium channel family protein, giving the protein MESKGHLIVLGYGDVGKSIVDILYRSPFRFVVVDSNDKVFENVDFEHLVGNGADEDILLAAGVKTASFEFVALNDDTNVIFATLISRNLNPEITIVARANSVKSIEKIYKAGADYVGSLSIVAGQMLAKMTANCMGKSCRIDEDIMLYEGIEIEKYRVDRGSPLDNISIEELDLEGQIGCTIIGIERGNLVTTAVKKQTIIRAGDTIAVVGSSKQISEFKEKYVN
- a CDS encoding potassium channel family protein → MVTSGRKNVSFITEFRKILHRHPYLTYKIVAVFLFITYVLTFEYLMISENQLENANLITAIYWATTTIATVGYGDVVFTSLPGRLFTIIVQILGIILISGFLITYIVAPWMDRVIKFRLPRMVSSGMKDHIIICGYNQLVETLIDELTEEDMLFVIVEEEEELIRELVYKNISCIFGSPTDKQTLMNAGIEKAKLLIANKSDERNANIVLTAREFHYVNIIAIVEDQSNSRYLKYAGADTVVSPKSMFGEFIGRKAMDRLVSRVTGATEIFEGVHIVEFPVYLKSPLIGKSLKEISSQQLTSAKIVGIWNSGTLSFDPKEEDIVREYRFACCRDP
- a CDS encoding site-2 protease family protein gives rise to the protein MNGTSIALSIFLLYWLAVSVLDRKGILEKYNISTFGPLPILMIRTTKGLKLLDVLARPKSYWRIFANLGILLMFAGMIAMFLVIAISDLGLYTSFLSGNMPDPGKYNSPRNIFLIPGLNEFIPLTWGAIALIVTLVVHEFSHAILCRVEGIRVKSMGILYALVPIGGFAEPDDEQLFGTQEKTERELPLTATIEEIEEWEKEEKIRQETEKTKPDEPKSEPVIGATRTQRSRILAAGVMANFTVAFIALLLFFGPVLGAIAPLSDAMILSVNESSPADHAGLENGMIITQINDTNITTAEDLLTYLEKTRPGDTVHIYATKNGTVSTHDLQVASIPEDYIGGVPVGGIVSGSPAEAAGIKTGMTMIRINNTKMQNVSSFVSFMETTKANQTVEVELLPSENYTGNLTEKGTVVFDVQLSSNSEHDYGFLGVMYGNNAVMELPMLGISMLMPQAKLYLEALKQIPSLLTIPAGWIILFGLPIYGFAGEGFRGFSGTFMQFYQPVGWAEPLGIGIFWIANTLLWVGWLNFYVGLFNCLPAVPLDGGHVFKDSIYSFVYRLTRNDSISERVSNSITASFSMLILFSFIFMIFGPYIGQWM